Below is a genomic region from Tripterygium wilfordii isolate XIE 37 chromosome 12, ASM1340144v1, whole genome shotgun sequence.
TTGATTAAGAAAGATCCATTCATGCTGTTTACGACTGGTCTCAATGAGGAGCAAATGCATTCTGTTATGATGATCTTGTGTTGCACAGGTGCTCCTCCCTATGTGATTTACGGGCCTCCAGGTACAGGCAAAACGATGACTCTTGTGGAGGCAATATTGCAAATATATGCGACTAGAAAGAGTGCCCGGATTCTTATATGTGCTGCTTCAAACAGCGCAGCAGATCACGTATTGGAAAAGATAGTATCTAACCAGGCTGCAGATATTAAAGAGAATGAGATATTTAGGCTAAATGCTACAAGCAGACCTTACGAGGATGTTCAACCTGATTATATCCGCTTTTGCTATTTTGAGGAGGCAGTTTTCAAATGTCCCCCGCTGAGGGCCTTGTTGCGTTATAGGATTGTTATTTCAACTTATACGAGTTCATCTTTACTCTATGCAGAAGGAGTTCAACGCGGTCATTTCTCTCATATTTTCCTAGATGAGGCTGGCCAAGCTTCGGAGCCGGAAAGCATGGTTCCTATAGCTAACCTTTCTCAGAGGGATACAGTTGTTGTTCTTGCAGGAGACCCGAAGCAACTTGGTCCGGTAATACATTCAAAGGACGCGGATGCTTTTGGATTAGGCAAGTCTTATCTTGAAAGGCTTTTTGAGTGTGAATTTTATCGGAATGAACATGAAGGCTTTGTGACAAAATTGGTAAGGAATTATCGATGTCACCCGACAATTCTAGACCTCCCTTCGAGGCTTTTCTATAAAGGGGAATTACTTGCATGTAAGGAAAGTAAATCTTTCTTGGAAAAATACAAGCTGGACCTCCTTCCGGACAAAAATTTTGCTGTTATGTTCATTGGCATACAAGGCTGTGATGAAAGAGAAGGCAataacccgtcatggtttaatCGTATTGAGGCGAGCAAGGTCGTTGATGTCATTAACAAGTTGAAATCAAGTACGAATCTAAATGAGACAGATATAGGGGTGATAGCTCCATACCGGCAACAGGTACTGAAGATAAAAAATGCACTCGAAGCTCGGGAAATGTCAGATGTTAAGGTTGGTAGTGTTGAACAATTTCAGGGGCAAGAGAGAGAGGTGATTGTTGTATCTACAGTCAGGTCGACTGTCAAACACAATGAGTTTGACAAGACTTACTCTCTTGGGTTTTTAAGCAATCCGAGGCGATTCAATGTTGCAATTACCCGTGCCAGATCTTTGCTCATCATTGTTGGGAATCCCCATATTGTCTGTAAGGTATCTTCACACATCCTTGGCCTCCTATATTTCTGCGTCCGCTTATACCATTTTTCCTTGCCTTTCTTAAAGATGGTTTTGATCTTGAACATGAATTTGTGAACTTACATGTTTGAATTTCTGTTTGGTACTCATCGACATCTATcattaagaaaaatattttatgaatTCTGACAATCGAAACACCTTGTGACAGGATCCTTACTGGGACAAGCTGTTGAGGCATTGCTCTGACAATGACTCCTACCAGGGTTGTCCTCTCCCCTGAAAGGCAACACCATGCTGATATAGAGAAAATGCAAGACAACACCATGCAAGACCAACTGAAGAAACTCACTATTTCCAAGTAGGTTTGTAATATAATCTCTTTTtttagggtccgtttggtacgGAGTATAGTATGGGCTAGAATATACACTATTTTGCTAGAACATACGGTGTtcaggtgtttggtgaagctAATCTATATATAAAGTATATGCAGTCAATTTACCAATAAAGATATTAATCCGTTGTAAAATTTTCCAAATCAATAGTGAAGTTTTCTTTCCTCTTATCATTGTTACTTCAACAAAACTAATGTATTCTCAATCAAAGAAGCAACCATAGATTTATCTGCAGCTCGcattcaagcaaaacaaaatggTTTCTAGACAACTTTTTGAGTTATACATCGAAAAAATCCATGGACTCAATCCTGTCCTTGAAGGGATTATAGTAGTGAACCATGTAGCACAAACTACATGGAAGACCCATAAAAACACTATCTTAAACTACCAGAAAAATGACTTCATCCTACGTGGTTCTCTGGTGGGGGCAGTCTGGCAGAGTGAGCACTTTGAAAAATTAGCAGAATTGGGTGACATATTTGATAATGTTTCACTTTATGGAAAAATCGATCTTTTGGTGACTAA
It encodes:
- the LOC120010039 gene encoding probable RNA helicase SDE3; the encoded protein is MMSARRKNIWDDDEYSVIGDEAEIGFMDYENDKSVCTFDPNEEGPVRISIPFPFIQGKPQCILIGETSTCSITLENTTSEPVELWGIKIYCSNPTDSFTLSLMEPPSGNSAAKNSRGYMESFSLEDRVLQPHDTLTIWLSCRPKELGLHTSVVHFDVDDDRIERVLFLLAEDKVSQSMASNRPYSRTPRGKRFSTDQYVGSFRPAKSKGQEFKNRLPKFLIPKDVRELLLKKDVPDVLREGLTRMNYSIFFSTLLILEEIHLEEEMRRFNMEYVTMKRKGHQFLALEVPGLAERRPSLVHGDAIFVNLASESAGDSTVYKGYIHRVEADEVLLRFAIEFHTRHQIGSLYNVQFTYNRVNMRRLYQAVEAAERLEDNLLFPSQLTKRRLIKKDPFMLFTTGLNEEQMHSVMMILCCTGAPPYVIYGPPGTGKTMTLVEAILQIYATRKSARILICAASNSAADHVLEKIVSNQAADIKENEIFRLNATSRPYEDVQPDYIRFCYFEEAVFKCPPLRALLRYRIVISTYTSSSLLYAEGVQRGHFSHIFLDEAGQASEPESMVPIANLSQRDTVVVLAGDPKQLGPVIHSKDADAFGLGKSYLERLFECEFYRNEHEGFVTKLVRNYRCHPTILDLPSRLFYKGELLACKESKSFLEKYKLDLLPDKNFAVMFIGIQGCDEREGNNPSWFNRIEASKVVDVINKLKSSTNLNETDIGVIAPYRQQVLKIKNALEAREMSDVKVGSVEQFQGQEREVIVVSTVRSTVKHNEFDKTYSLGFLSNPRRFNVAITRARSLLIIVGNPHIVCKDPYWDKLLRHCSDNDSYQGCPLP